From Rutidosis leptorrhynchoides isolate AG116_Rl617_1_P2 chromosome 3, CSIRO_AGI_Rlap_v1, whole genome shotgun sequence, a single genomic window includes:
- the LOC139897055 gene encoding acyl-coenzyme A oxidase 3, peroxisomal-like: MDRVIFRTQILTGHLQNHNNPDTGLLYTTPCVNYTPPELSELSSDFDTKSLRKLLDGESMDEIDYMFNLMIQSTLFCPRNRGGKVFISPDFNQSMEQQRKMTMKRVDYLREQGVFDGWLTRKGPEAELSGFTRANSCGVFDHSLGIKLGVHFFLWGGAIQFMGTKRHHDKWLRPTETYEVKGCFAMTELGHGSNVRGIETVTRYDAKNQEFIIDTPCESAQKYWIGGVANDATHTAVFSQLEINGVNQGVHAFIAQIRDTDGNICPNVRIADCGHKIGLNGVDNGRIWFDNLRIPRENMLNSVADVSPDGQYLSAIKDPLQRFAAFMAPLTSGRVTIAASSMNTTKKGLATAVRYSLSRRAFSVKPNEPEVLLLDYPSHQRRLLPLIAKTYALSFASENLKMIYVNRTPESIKTVHVVSSALKATLTWHSMRTLQECREACGGQGLKSENHVGQLKSEYDVQLTFEGDNNVLMQQISKALLMEYLAAKKRNKPIKIFGLEHLNKPAPIIPSRLTSSTLITTKFQTDIFYLRERDLLLHFVTEVSQRQANGESKEQIFTETYQIAEDLGRAFSDRLVLQTFLNIEATVPAGSLKNVLSLMRSMYTTIVMEEDASFLRYGYLSMDNAAVVRKQVLKLCSELRPHALFLVTSFGIPDALLGPIAFNWLDTNAWSSV, translated from the exons atggATCGGGTCATTTTCCGGACTCAAATCCTAACCGGCCATCTCCAGAACCACAACAACCCTGACACTGGTCTCCTTTACACCACCCCATGTGTCAACTATACACCACCTGAGCTCTCTGAGTTATCGTCTGATTTCGATACTAAATCGCTTCGAAAACTCCTCGACGGTGAGAGCATGGATGAGATTGATTATATGTTCAATCTAATGATACAGAGTACTCTGTTTTGTCCTAGAAATAGAGGTGGCAAAGTGTTTATTTCGCCGGATTTTAATCAGTCTATGGAACAGCAGCGCAAAATGACGATGAAACGAGTCGATTATTTGAGAGAACAAGGAGTTTTTGATGGATGGCTTACTAGGAAAGGACCTGAAGCAGAGCTTTCGGGGTTTACTCGTGCTAACTCTTGTGGTGTTTTTGATCATTCACTTGGGATTAAACTTGGTGTTCATTTCTTTTTATG GGGTGGTGCCATCCAATTCATGGGCACAAAGCGCCATCACGATAAATGGTTGAGGCCAACGGAGACTTATGAAGTCAAAGGCTGCTTTGCAATGACCGAATTAGGACATGGAAGTAAC GTCCGAGGGATTGAAACTGTGACGAGATACGATGCAAAGAATCAGGAATTCATTATTGATACTCCTTGTGAATCTGCTCAGAAGTATTGGATTGGTGGTGTAGCTAAT GACGCTACACATACAGCAGTTTTCTCACAACTTGAAATCAATGGTGTGAATCAAGGAGTTCATGCTTTTATAGCACAGATTAGAGACACGGATGGAAATATATGTCCAAACGTTCGTATTGCAGATTGTGGCCATAAAATTGGTTTGAATGGTGTCGACAATGGTCGCATATG GTTTGATAATCTACGGATACCAAGAGAGAACATGTTAAATTCGGTTGCTGATGTTTCACCAGATGGACAATATTTGAGTGCGATTAAAGATCCACTTCAG AGATTTGCAGCCTTTATGGCTCCCCTAACGTCTGGTCGTGTGACTATTGCAGCAAGTTCAATGAATACGACAAAG AAAGGTTTAGCAACTGCAGTAAGGTATTCTCTGTCAAGGCGAGCGTTTTCTGTTAAACCAAACGAACCTGAAGTTCTTCTGCTTGATTATCCGAGTCATCAAAGACGCCTGTTACCTCTTATAGCAAAGAC ATATGCTTTGAGTTTTGCTTCTGAAAATTTGAAGATGATATATGTGAATCGGACACCTGAATCTATTAAAACGGTCCATGTTGTTTCTAGTGCACTCAAGGCTACTTTAACATGGCATAGCATGAGAACCCTTCAG GAATGTAGAGAAGCTTGCGGTGGGCAAGGTTTGAAGAGCGAAAATCATGTTGGTCAACTGAAAAGTGAGTACGATGTGCAACTTACCTTTGAGGGTGACAATAATGTTCTGATGCAACAG ATTAGCAAGGCACTTTTGATGGAATATCTGGCCGCCAAAAAAAGGAACAAACCAATTAAAATATTTGGGCTAGAACACTTGAATAAGCCAGCTCCTATTATCCCTTCGCGTCTCACTAGCTCTACCCTCATAACCACTAAATTCCAG ACAGACATCTTCTACCTACGTGAGAGAGATTTATTACTTCATTTTGTTACAGAAGTCTCACAACGCCAAGCTAATGGAGAAAGCAAAGAGCAAATATTCACTGAA ACATATCAAATTGCCGAGGATTTGGGAAGAGCCTTCTCAGATCGATTAGTACTGCAAACATTTCTAAACATTGAAGCAACCGTTCCTGCAGGCTCTTTAAAG AATGTATTAAGTCTAATGAGATCAATGTACACCACAATTGTGATGGAAGAAGATGCCTCGTTTCTTCGATACGGCTACTTATCGATGGACAATGCTGCAGTTGTTAGGAAACAGGTTTTAAAATTGTGCAGTGAATTAAGGCCACATGCACTTTTTTTGGTGACTTCTTTTGGAATCCCTGATGCTCTTTTGGGACCTATTGCTTTTAACTGGCTCGATACAAATGCATGGTCTTCGGTTTAA
- the LOC139897056 gene encoding LOW QUALITY PROTEIN: acyl-coenzyme A oxidase 3, peroxisomal (The sequence of the model RefSeq protein was modified relative to this genomic sequence to represent the inferred CDS: deleted 1 base in 1 codon; substituted 1 base at 1 genomic stop codon): protein MKQVSKSLVMEFLAAKKRNKPINGLGLEHLNKPAPRIPSNLTSSTLRNIDFQTDIFCLRERDLLQRFVMEVSHRQAQGESKEHIFSVTYQISEDLARAFTDRFVLQTFLNVEATVPDGSLKNVLGLIRSMYTTIIMEEDVSFLRYGYLSTDNAAVVRNEVQKLCSELRPHALALVTSFGILDALLGPIAFDXLDAANTWSSV from the exons ATGAAACAG GTTAGCAAGTCGCTTGTTATGGAATTTTTGGCAGCCAAAAAAAGGAACAAACCAATCAACGGTTTGGGACTAGAACACTTGAACAAACCTGCTCCTCGTATCCCTTCTAACCTTACAAGCTCTACACTCAGGAACATTGATTTCCAG ACCGATATCTTCTGCCTACGTGAGAGAGATTTACTACAGcgttttgtaatggaagtctcgcatCGCCAAGCTCAAGGAGAAAGCAAGGAACATATATTCTCAGTG ACATATCAAATTTCTGAGGATTTGGCAAGAGCCTTCACAGATCGATTCGTTCTGCAGACATTTCTAAACGTTGAAGCAACCGTTCCTGATGGCTCCTTAAAG AATGTATTAGGCCTAATCAGATCAATGTATACAACAATTATTATGGAAGAAGATGTATCGTTTCTTCGATACGGCTACTTATCGACAGACAATGCTGCAGTGGTTAGAAATGAGGTTCAGAAACTGTGTAGTGAATTAAGACCACATGCACTTGCTTTGGTGACTTCTTTTGGAATCCTTGATGCTCTCTTGGGACCTATTGCTTTCGACTAGCTAGATGCT GCTAACACATGGTCTTCGGTTTGA